The Nicotiana tomentosiformis chromosome 9, ASM39032v3, whole genome shotgun sequence genome contains the following window.
CGCTCATACTTATAATCTTGAGGCTAATGAACATCTATGAtgttttcacttctttcattccttgatTGTGCATTTGAGATAACTTGAGATTAACTTTGGATATTTATTTCGTATATGTCTAGGACATGCACACCCTCATCTGTTGGATGTGGTGCTGGACGTGGTACTACCCGAGGTGGCGGTCAAGTTAGGGCTCATCATACTAGAAGACATGCCTCTCCTCAACCTGAAGTAGTGAACATGGGCCAACCCCAAGCTGCTATGCCAGATCATGTGTAAGAACAGGGAGTTCAGGACGCTTCACTACTAGTGTCAATTGTTGTACCTATGGTTACCTTACATGCAGATGCAGTGGCAAGGTTATTGAATGTGTTAGAGGCATTGGTGCCTACTCAGGGTAGATGTTCAGCTCCTCAGGACACTTCACAGACATAGGCACCTGCATAGACTCATATTTTCGGGAATAAGGAGGTATCCCTACAAGAGTTCCTGAAATTAAAATCACCAAAATTCATAAGTTCTAATAAATCAGCAGATCCTCAAAGTTTCTTGGATGGGACACTCAAGGCATTACATGCTCTAGGATGTTATAGTGAGAGGGTCGTGGAGCTCGCAACATACAAACTAGAGGATATGGCCAATACATGGTATGAAACTGTATTGCTAGGAAGGCCAGTAGGAGCAGCACCACTGACATGGGAAGAGTTCAGTAAGTTGTTCATGGATTATTTTCTTCCGTACAACGTGAGGCAAAAATATTCTAGAGACTTTGAGAGATTGGTTCAGACTCCAGATATGGATGTGTTAACATATAACACCAAGTTTTGTAATCTGGATAGATATGCTCCTTACTTAGTGCCTTCCCAAGAAGCTCGAGTTCAGAGATTTGTTGATGGTTGGTTGGTTGGTCGTTTATACAATGTAGTAGCCCCACAGATGAAGACTATGTCCTACTATAATGCAGTGTATCTCGCTAATATTGAAAATAACGGACGTGATAAGTGTGCATCCAATGATTTACATAAGAAGGACTAGACATGAGGGTCTTTCAGTGGCGGTTTTTGTGAAAATCACAAAGTAGGAAATCAGGGACAACAACAACAAGGTTCTCAAACAGGGACACACTTGTCTTCACAGTCCATATACAGACCACATTACATACAGGGTACTAGGGGACCATCATCATCTGGACATCGTAATTCTGGACAGATATATACCACTACTCCAATCTACCAACTATGTGGTAAATTACATTTGGGCCGGTGTCGTGTTCTGACTGGAGAGTGCTTTCGGTATGGCCAGTTGGGACATCACTTAAGGGATTGCCCTCAGCCTTCGAGGAGTTTCAACCAGGCTTCTATTCAGTCAGCTGCACATACTCAGACTACTCATAATATTTCAGGTGCTGAAGGTATATGAAATAGAGGTCGAGGTGCTGGAGATCGTGGTACTGTGAATCAAAGACAAGTGAATGCTGGTAGAGATCAGGCGAGAGTTTTTGCATTTACTAGACAGGATGCTCAAGCCTCGAATACTGTGGTTATAAGTATTCTTTCTGTTTGTTCATTTGATGCATTTGCGTTGATTTATCCGGGATCTACTCACTCCTATGTGTCCTCGTACTTTGCTTTGAGTTTTGTTAGACAGCCTGAGCTATTGAATGATCTTTTTCTAGTTGATACTCCTGTTGGAGAGTCTCTATTAGATGAATATGTGTATCGTGCTTGTCAAATTCGGGTTAAGGGTAGAGATACTCTAGCTGACCTTATTATACTTGATATGATTGACTTTGACATGCTGATGGGAATGAATTGGTTATCTTCTTGCTATGCTATTGTCGATTGTCATGCAATGATAGTTAACTTTGAGATACCAAACGAACCCAGTTTTGTTCTAAAAGGTAGTCAGGTTCCAGAGATTTGCAAAGTTGtatcttttataaaggctcaacgaCTTCTAAAGAAAGGTTGCTTGGGTCTCTTAGCTATTATAAATGACAAAAGAAAGGAAACAATTAGTATGAAAAATGTACCAGTAGTGAGAGAACTTTCTAATATATTTCCTGAGAATTTACCAAGATTGCCTCCAGTACGAGAAataaattttggtattgattttccACCTGACACACAACCCATATTGATACCCTCATAtcggatggcaccagcagagttgaggGATCTAAAGTAACATTTGCAGGATTTGTGAGATAAAGGATTTTATCAGACCTAGTGTATCaccatggggtgcaccagtattattcgTAAAGAAGAAAGACATTTCTCtaagaatgtgcattgactatacaggcagttgaacaaggtaacaatACACAATACGTATCCTTTGCCCTCTATCGATGATATGTTTGATCAGCTACAAGGAGCTGTccacttttcaaatataaacctTCGGTCTGGTTATCATCAGCTTAGAATCAAAGATGAAGATATTTCTAAGACTTCTTTCAGAACTCGGTAcaggcactatgagtttcttgtgatgcttTTCGGACTAACTAATGCTCCAGCGACATTCATGGATTTAATAAGTAGGGTGTTTAAGCCGTTTCTAGATATATTtgtaatagtatttattgatgacattctgataTATTCTCGTAGCCAAGATGAACACGAGAATCATCTGAGGACTGTGTTGCAGACATTGCGAGAACATtggctttatgctaagttctcaaagtgtgaattttggctagactcagtagcATTTCtagggcatgttgtatccaaagatggaattatggtagatcctaagaagacaaAAGCCATGCAGAAATGACCCATACCTACTTCTCTGATAGAGATTCGCATCTTTTTAGGCTTAGCATGCTATTATGAGCGTTTTGTGCAGGATTTCTCTAGAATAGCAGAAATGATTgttctattttgtatcatcctggaaaagccaatgtggtggctgacgcATTGAGCAAACAATCTATGGGAATTTTGGCACATATAGTTCCTCCAAGGAGACTTTTGGTTGAATATATGCATAGACTAGAGGGTACATGTGTCAGATTTAGTGTCGTAAATTCAAAGGTATTTTTGGCTTGTGTTCAGGCTAAGTCTTCATTAGTTGAGCGCATTAAGGCCACCCAATATGAGGATGATCGATTATGCAAATATAGAGATGAGGCCTTAGCTGGTAAAAGCAAGGATATGATTGTTAAAAGTAATGGTGTTCTTCGAATGGGTGACAAGCTATGTGTATTAGACGTAGATGGGTTGAGACAGACTATTTTTGAAGAAACCCGTAACTCTAGATACACTATATATCCTAGATCCACAAAAATGTACCATGACCGGAAGCAATTTTATTGGTGGGAAGGTATGAAGAAAGATGTTACTAACTTTGTTTCTAGTTGTTTGACTCGTCAATAGGTCAAGGTTGAGCATCAACGACCCGAGGACTACTACAACAaattgagattccagagtggaaatgggaaagaattACTATGAATTTTGTCACTGGGCTACCACGAACCCTTAGAGGTTATGACTCtgtatgggtgattgtagatcgactaACAAAATTAGCACACTTTTTGCCAGTAAAGACTACATATGATGGAGTGAGGTATGCACAGATATTTATGAATAGAATTGTCTTATAGAGGATcacaatttacttcacatttttgaaAATCTTTTCAAGAAGCATCGGATACACGAGTAGATCTTAGTACTACATTTTACCCatagacagacgggcagtctgaacatactatacagatcttggaggatatgttgagagcttgcATTCTTGAGTTTGGAGGTAGTTGAGATGCTTATCCGCCTTTAGCTGAAttttcttacaataatagctTCCAGTCCAGTATTCAAATGGCATTGTATGAAGCactgtatggtagaagatgtcgtTCTCCTATCGGATGATTTGAAGCTGGTGAGACTAACTTATTGAGACCTGACTTAGTACAAAAAACTATTAACAAGTTCCAGTTGATCCGCCAGAGATTGCTCACGACTCAAAGAAGACAAAAGTCTTATGCAgataagagaagaagagattTAGTGTGCATAATTGGGGACGTAGTGTTATTATGAGTCtctcctatgaagggcgtgaagCGATTCGGGAAAAGAGttaagttgagcccgaggtttatagATCCATACGAGATACTTGAATGAGTGGGAGGTATGGCGTATTGTTTGGCACTTCCTCCCgatttatcttttatttattcAGTGCTTCATGTCTCTATGCTTAGAAAATGTATATCGAACTCCTCTCAAGTGCATGAAGTGCCGACTATACCGCTCGATGAGAGGTtgtcttacgaggaggagccgatggctattgttGATAGACAAGTAAGAAAGTTATGGTCAAAAGAAACTGTGCTCGTTAAAGTCTTATGGAGAAATCATACCGTTGAAGAAGCTACTTGGAAAGTAGAAAAAGATATGCAAGCGAAGTATCCCTATTTATTTCAGTCTACAGGTACGTACTTGAGTTAAATTTGGGGACCAATTTTTTATAAGGTGGGGAGGATGTAATAATCCATA
Protein-coding sequences here:
- the LOC138898465 gene encoding uncharacterized protein; this encodes MSRTCTPSSVGCGAGRGTTRGGGQVRAHHTRRHASPQPEVVNMGQPQAAMPDHVCSGKVIECVRGIGAYSGGRGAGDRGTVNQRQVNAGRDQARVFAFTRQDAQASNTVVISILSVCSFDAFALIYPGSTHSYVSSYFALSFVRQPELLNDLFLVDTPVGESLLDEYVYRACQIRVKGRDTLADLIILDMIDFDMLMGMNWLSSCYAIVDCHAMIVNFEIPNEPSFVLKGSQVPEICKVVSFIKAQRLLKKGCLGLLAIINDKRKETISMKNVPVVRELSNIFPENLPRLPPVREINFGIDFPPDTQPILIPSYRMAPAELRDLKQLNKVTIHNTYPLPSIDDMFDQLQGAVHFSNINLRSGYHQLRIKDEDISKTSFRTRYRHYEFLVMLFGLTNAPATFMDLISRVFKPFLDIFVIVFIDDILIYSRSQDEHENHLRTVLQTLREHWLYAKFSKCEFWLDSVAFLGHVVSKDGIMNSRNDCSILYHPGKANVVADALSKQSMGILAHIVPPRRLLVEYMHRLEGTCVRFSVVNSKVFLACVQAKSSLVERIKATQYEDDRLCKYRDEALAGKSKDMIVKSNGVLRMGDKLCVLDVDGLRQTIFEETRNSRYTIYPRSTKMYHDRKQFYWWEDRLTKLAHFLPVKTTYDGVRKCISNSSQVHEVPTIPLDERLSYEEEPMAIVDRQVRKLWSKETVLVKVLWRNHTVEEATWKVEKDMQAKYPYLFQSTGLWKAIDEEMTKTKKADLKERALSAICMRVTDSVLRKIAEETSIATTWKKLEDLYSKKSLTNCLYLKKRLYNLRMNEGTHVKTHLDVFNSIIMDLKNVDIKIKSQDHVLIVLCSLPSSCDTFVGMLLYGKDNISMEDVSNALKSKELKKSF